From Triticum aestivum cultivar Chinese Spring chromosome 4A, IWGSC CS RefSeq v2.1, whole genome shotgun sequence, a single genomic window includes:
- the LOC123087023 gene encoding CSC1-like protein RXW8, translating to MEFSALLTSAGINIALCILYLSLYSILRKQPHNFRVYFGRRLAEEKFRQQVDYFSFERLLPTAGWLVKAYWCTEDEIRRVAGLDSVVFLRLFIFSIRIFSITTLICVFGVLPVNYNGQEMAHTRVPAESLNVFTIANLKEGSSKLWVHCTALYVITISACILLFQEYRYISRKRLAHITGSTPNPGHFAVLVRSIPKSHNELLDDTIRNFFLNYHGSSYLSHQMIYRKGKLQNFVDSAERAYRKFVRVKLSAFDQNMRSSLNRCGLCGVQASSFELYRNKFVEAKKSDLTDPEVVEAQKDCPGAIVFFKTRYAAIVASQVLQSSNPMLWVTNLAPEPRDVYWSNLWIPYRQIWLRKIATLAASVFFMFVFIVPVAFVQSMMQLEQLKQMFPNLRGALKTSFCVRVVTGYLPSVVLLLSLYTVPPLMMRFSAIEGSISRSGRKTSACTKILIFNIWNVFFVNVLSGSVLNQLNVLTRPKDMPSMLAELVPKQATFFMTYVLTSGWFSLCSEILQVYNLVYNFFRKFICCYQDEPEYVYSFPYHTEVPKVLMFNVLGFTFSIMAPLILPFLLVYFCLGYLVYRNQILNVYYPKYEMGGKLWPIMHNTMVFSLVLTQIIALGVFTIKKAPISTGFTILLLIGTILFNEYCRQRFSRIFNSFSAQDFIELDREDEQSGRMREIHEHLLDAYCQSPPGSADEIPMEMIMEDPAQEASNSSQELCDTVQEVAGSIIQEHIEERHGSSSGRR from the exons ATGGAATTTTCCGCCCTTCTGACTTCGGCGGGCATAAACATCGCCTTGTGCATTCTCTATCTGTCCCTCTACTCCATCCTCCGCAAGCAGCCGCACAACTTCCGCGTCTACTTCGGCCGGCGGCTCGCCGAGGAGAAGTTCCGGCAGCAGGTGGACTACTTCTCCTTCGAGAGGCTCCTCCCCACCGCCGGCTGGCTCGTCAAGGCGTACTGGTGCACCGAGGACGAGATCCGACGCGTCGCCGGCCTCGACTCCGTCGTCTTCCTACGCCTCTTCATCTTCAG CATACGCATCTTCTCCATAACTACCCTTATCTGTGTCTTTGGAGTGCTCCCTGTGAATTACAATGGCCAAGAAATGGCCCACACGCGGGTCCCAGCGGAGTCGCTCAACGTATTCACCATTGCAAATCTCAAGGAAGGATCAAGCAA GCTTTGGGTGCATTGTACTGCTTTATATGTTATAACAATCTCAGCCTGTATTCTTCTTTTCCAA GAGTACAGGTATATCTCAAGAAAGAGATTAGCACACATCACTGGATCAACGCCCAATCCGGGTCATTTTGCTGTGCTTGTTCGCTCGATTCCAAAGTCACACAACGAGCTTCTTGATGACACCATCAGGAATTTCTTTCTTAACTATCATGGATCTAGTTACCTGTCACATCAGATGATCTATCGAAAAGGGAAGTTGCAGAATTTTGTG GATAGTGCCGAGAGGGCTTACAGGAAATTTGTAAGAGTAAAACTTTCGGCATTTGACCAGAACATGCGGTCTAGCTTGAACAGATGTGGTCTCTGCGGAGTACAAGCTTCCTCGTTTGAGCTTTACCGCAACAAGTTCGTCGAGGCCAAGAAGTCAGACCTCACTGATCCAGAAGTAGTCGAGGCTCAAAAG GACTGCCCAGGTGCTATAGTGTTCTTCAAGACTCGCTACGCGGCAATTGTGGCCTCCCAAGTTCTTCAGTCTTCGAACCCTATGCTATGGGTGACAAATCTGGCGCCGGAGCCGCGCGACGTCTACTGGTCGAACCTCTGGATACCCTACAGGCAGATCTGGCTCCGGAAAATCGCGACGCTCGCGGCTAGTGTCTTCTTCATGTTTGTCTTCATCGTACCCGTCGCGTTTGTTCAAAGCATGATGCAGCTGGAACAGCTCAAGCAAATGTTCCCAAACCTGAGAGGCGCACTCAAGAC GTCATTCTGCGTGAGAGTCGTAACGGGGTACCTCCCCAGCGTGGTCCTGCTGCTGTCCCTGTACACCGTTCCTCCCCTGATGATGCGCTTCTCGGCGATCGAGGGGTCGATTTCTCGCAGCGGCAGGAAGACGAGCGCGTGCACCAAGATTCTCATCTTCAACATCTGGAATGTCTTCTTTGTGAACGTGCTATCAGGGTCCGTGCTCAACCAGCTGAATGTGCTCACTAGACCCAAGGACATGCCGTCTATGCTAGCCGAGCTCGTGCCAAAGCAG GCAACGTTCTTCATGACCTACGTCCTCACATCAGGCTGGTTCAGTCTATGCTCGGAGATACTGCAGGTGTACAACCTGGTGTACAATTTCTTCAGGAAATTCATATGTTGCTACCAGGACGAGCCAGAATACGTCTACTCTTTCCCCTACCACACCGAAGTCCCCAAGGTCCTCATGTTCAACGTGCTCGGCTTCACGTTCTCGATCATGGCGCCTCTCATACTGCCCTTCTTGCTCGTCTACTTTTGCCTCGGCTACTTGGTGTACCGCAACCAG ATTCTGAACGTGTACTACCCCAAGTACGAGATGGGAGGGAAGCTGTGGCCGATCATGCACAACACCATGGTGTTCTCCCTGGTGCTCACGCAGATCATCGCGCTGGGCGTGTTCACCATCAAGAAGGCGCCGATCTCCACGGGGTTCACCATCCTGCTCCTCATCGGCACCATCCTCTTCAACGAGTATTGCAGGCAGCGCTTCTCCCGCATCTTCAACTCCTTCTCCGCCCAG GACTTCATCGAGCTGGACAGAGAAGACGAGCAGTCCGGGAGGATGCGGGAGATCCACGAGCACCTGCTGGACGCCTACTGCCAGTCGCCCCCGGGCAGCGCCGACGAGATCCCGATGGAGATGATCATGGAGGACCCGGCTCAGGAGGCGTCCAACTCGAGCCAGGAGCTCTGCGACACGGTGCAGGAGGTGGCCGGCTCCATCATCCAGGAGCACATCGAGGAGCGGCACGGGAGCTCCAGCGGACGCCGCTGA